The window TTGCGCTCAATTCGTTTTCCATCAAATGCAACTGAAGTTGTatattttccttctttcttttcttcattgTGTTCTTTTCATATGTCCAACGTATCACAACGATAGCATTTCATTCTTGATCTGGATTTGGACCTTCCTCTGAACTTGTCCTGATTTTCAGAATTTTGAGAGTTTCTCGTGCTATCTCTCCCCCCTTTTTTATATAACAAGTGCATCAGATTGGTAGAAAATGAGTCCAGACCAAGTGGCCAATGAACAGTTCAGTTCATattcaacatacaaatagatgagcaTGATAAGACCAATGTCAAATCAGATAAAATCACATATTTCAAGTTTTTTGAATGCACTCTATAATTCTGTATCAACCTCGTGTTGTCAAGACCTAGATGCATGAAATGTCTTCGTCATATCAAATTAAGATTTTTAGCACCCACCCAAACCTGAAGAACGCtgttatatatacacatatatgtatatatgtgtctgtatatatatgtatatatgtacacctATATAAGGATATGCATACACCTGTCACTGTAACACTAACAACCTGATACATAGTGCTCTGCATCTCATTCATACCTTCTGCAACGACATCAACATATGACTAAAGATACACAAGAAGTGTAACCAGACATCCAGAGAGATCTAAATTGTTTTTGCAAGAATCAGTCTCTTACCATGGACCGCGACTTCACGACATGGTGCAACTTCATTTCACATACTGAATGAAACAGCGTCATCAAGTGCCTCGACTCAATTTTCTACTAATGAAAAAGATAAACCTAAAGAAACCAGTCTAAATGCCCTCATGGTTTCCTCGTCTGTTCCAACAATCACCAACCGAGACAAGAAAATCCACGTATTTTATCCTCCAAATCTTCTATGCAGCTTTCACATCATCCAATTTAATAAATGATTTTGGAAAgagatacagaaaaaaaaaaaccctaaccGGAAGAATCACATCGATTCAAACGAAGAGAGAAAGAGCAAGCGAGAGATAGTCACCTCTGTCATGTTGGAGAAGATCAGGATCAACTTATTTCGAGAGGAAAGATCGAGCTTGGAGATCGCAGTTCTCGATCGAGGAGATATCAAGGATCACGAAGACGAGCGAGCCCTAAAGCTAGAGAGTACCGAAGGCTGGCTTCACAAAGCGAAAGAAATACCAACCGTAACGGATCGGATTGTGCCCTATCAAATCTGTATCCGTATCGGATCCGAACTCTGGAGATACCGAATCCGATCCTTTTTCGCGGCGCTATTGATGAATTCACGAGGGCCGTCGGATCTCCAGCTCCCCCCTCATAGGCAGTAGTATAGTTGTTTTCCGCCCCCGCCCGCGCCCGCGCAAACACATCGATCTAAAAACTAAAAAGACTGTGAGAGCCATGACTTGAGTTATAAACTTTAATTCTTCTAttcttttatcttttatattCTTATCTTCGTCTCCTCTATTTTATGTTTGGACTTTAaagaaacaaggtgtttgataatTACGATGCATTAATTCCTAacattttgtatcaaattttgaTTACATTCTAATTTATTCTTTCAGAAAATTTGTTTTTGGGTTATTTAAGAAGATAGATTATAAGAGATCAAAACTATTAATCTTTAAAATTTGAGTCAACGAGCCGATAGTGGATTCAACCCatagtgggctttatcagcccacagtccACCCCCATTTAACCTAACTCTAGATCAAAATTAGGGGGTGCAGGGGCTACGATTTTTGTGCAGAAAAAATTAAGCCAAGAGCAGTTTTTGGTAGTAACAACTTGATTCAAGgagaagggaaaaaaaataaagaaaacagatttatagtagattcttactgtgattacttggggagaatttagatattgtatacagtgacgtgattcttgtatcccagttattctcttgtgattgttgctagggttttaggcaaaaaaattatgatttatatattcattattcttatggttgattatctctaatttgtctcgtgatttttacccttgatATCGGAGGAGTTTTTTATGtaaatcttggtattctatttgattatgattctatttaattctgTTGCTCatgacctactagtatttgttcatatacaaaagtttatttctctttatatcccatgagGGAAAACATAATTGAGGGGTTAATATGATGTGATTTTGTGCTTTGATAATTgttataatttaattatattttttgtttcataattttgATTTCTCAACTCACAAAGaatattttttgtttgttttagtTGCATCGATGATCTTATGAGGTCTTTGTCAAAGACCTCGTGACAagctcttattattattattataatattttcaaacaAGTTCatgtataataaataataataatattgattGTATCTATTTTAGCTCTCTTTGGTTAAGTTTGTGGAATCCATTATAAAATCAGACTCCATTGTGAACATTTTCAAAGTGATCTTCAAAGCCTTATCATCCAAATAGCACTAACaatatttatatgattttttcGATTGATCACTTCACTTCACCTATGATATGATACTCCACaggaaaatattttaaattgattCATAAGAGTGAGGCACAAActtgaaattaatatttttttttgttatttttataagTTGCAACACGAGATATATGTGTTGGGTAAAAActcaataataaaattaaatataatttatttaataaaatacaaaaagTTTATAAATCACCAAGAATTGTGTTTGAAATTATCCTAAGAAATGATTTCATTTAAAAGAGGTTTAATATCATATTAACAAGTTTATTGGTTAGTCAAAgtgtaaattaaaaaaataaaaaatgaaaaatacattGGTACATAAATAAAGCTTAACTCTAACCCCTATATGTTATAATTATTTATTCTTCATATGTAAATGTATAGAATGAGTATAACTCTTAAAGAGACCTAAAGTAAAATTTTTCGTAAGATATGACTCTACATATATCTTTAACATAAGCTCTTTTATATGAGAGAATTTGTAGACGACTATGATTAAGGAAATAAACAATCTTTAGAATCACTCATGAATAAATAAGATACTTGTAAATTTATATAAACATACTATGTGAGCTAGTTGAAGTTTGGATCAAAGAACGATACTTCATATGATCTCATTGACTATACggtataaatattaataatattttttttactttttattttttttacttatttttaaaaatatatttttttatgagatatTATAGGCTTACCCTCACTTCTTTATTATTTCCTTTAAGGGAatacaaaattaatttttattatgataCATAAGATGTCGTTTAATCCTGCACTATTCAGaagcaagaaaaaaataataggaAAAGGTTataaagaaagctctcaagaatcccTATAAGTAGGCTCTAATGTTTCTTCCTAAGTtgcacttttcttctttttctccttctcctcctcgagaCATTTGTCTTAGTTGTTGTCACAAAGTTTGGTTTTTGTGACGTCAACATTTAAGCATCTTAGGGATTCAAAGGGCAACTCATGCACATAGAAAATATTGAAGGAATTCAAGAAGAAATCTTGATAATGGTTGTCTATATATAATTATTCCGAAGAGCATCATAAGGGTAACTCTGTTCATGCGTGTGAAGCATTAACTAACCTTTATGGAATGTAAAAGTCTTTGGTGCACTGAATGAATCTTGCATCAAAATGTAACGTTGCTTGTTTATTGGTAACATTTGTGATAATGCATGTTCGTTCTTCTTGAGGCGCATTGGTTGTACCATGCACAAGGACTTCACGGACCTTAAGCACATCGAATTTATTCGCGCTGTATGCATGGCAGCTCTTCTTGTGAGCTATTCATAGGCTCCGTGGACTCCAATGTATGCAAATGTCATCTAAAGTGACCTTCTCTGAGACTCATATATAGCCTCCTACATGCATGATTGCTAGTTGTGTTCACGCTATACGCAACTTCGTTCTTCATTGTGGCATTTATTACACTACTAcataatcattaaaatcattgtGGCTATACGCAATGTTTGCACCCTAGGTAGAGTGTCCACCCCGGCGACTAGGCACCACAGCGTTGCATAAACTGTACACTGTCATCGGCTTCCTTGCAGCGACGTACTACGACACCTCTCACACACAGCTGGTGCACTCAAAAGCGTTGCATCTTTGTGTCCCTCCATCCCACCAACTCAATCTCAGCGGACACAAGTGCATCACATCCACATTGCCTCACCTCATTCTCGGCCATTGTGGTACGTGATGATGTTGAGACGACGCAGGCATCAGGAAGGATAGGGTTTTTTTGTATCATGGCTTATGCTCGTGGCACTGAATGTAATTGATGGTAAGCCTCAGCGATAGCAATCAGGAATGCTGGTGTGATGGAGATCCACTGGATGCCAGTTCACAGGTCCATTTAGTTCCCATTACTGCACCCTCTTAAGCTCTCATCAAACCTCTCACACCCCCACAGTAACTTACTTCTTTCCTCTATAAATACCAACTCATCAGTCGACCCACACCCCATCACTTAGACCGAGTGGTTTCCGTAGCAAACCAGCTGGTATGGAGATGAGGCCTCTGTATGCAACCTTGACACTTGTACTGATCCTCTTCACCTCCTCTTGTCAGCAAGTCACCATGGCTGCTGGGTCAGGTAAACACGAACACCTTCAACTGATCTCCCCCTTCTCACTCAAATCTTATATGTAATGCTTTCAACTTGTTTGTTTCTTGGGTTGGATTCAGCATTCTGCGGCTCCAAGTGCAAGGTGAGGTGCTCCAAGGCCAGTCTGCAAGACCGGTGCATCAAGGTCTGTGGGTTGTGCTGCGAGGCTTGCCGGTGTGTGCCGTCGGGGACGTACGGTAACAAGGATGAGTGCCCTTGCTACAGGGACAAGTACACCGGGGAGGGCGTCAGGAGGAGGCCCAAGTGCCCTTAGTTGAGATCGAGCTGTCTGGAGTCGGAGAGAGTTCTTTGTTATCTCCCTAGCTAGCTTCTTCCGAATGGTTGTTGTCCGGTGTGTCGATTACGAACACTGCTGTTGCTCGTACTGCTACTTAGCCTTCTAGAGAGAGATTTGTTGTGGTTGGATAGTTCTTCAATATCAATGCATTGTTTCGCTTGCCGCATACGTTGCCCTGCAGCATCCTTGATCATTCCGCAGCCATGGGTTCCAGCTGTCCCTTCTCCTTTACAGCGGAAGGGCTCGCTGCGCAGAAGCAGCGAATGCTGAGAAGAGAGGGGTCAGCTTCGACCAGCATCTTCTCCAAGTGGGAAGGATGATCACTTTGAGATTCGTGCGTAGCTATGATAGGCGTCTTCGAGATCGGTGCTGGAGATGGCCCAGACAGCTGGAAGTCAGTTAAATGTCCATTTGGTACGTTCGCTCGACCATTAGACGCCGAAAGCATGACAGCCAAAGGCTCGTTGCCTTGGCATTATTTCCACCCACAGAACATGCAATTTGAATTCAAACATGCGTGTTCTTCGTGGCAGATAGATCTGACGGATTCAAGCCACAATAGAACCAAATCAGTCATTAAGTGTTAGCAATCAAAATTTACGATTAGTATCTAATACCATGATTTGGGTCAATTTAAGAGCCATTGCCCCTCAATCAATCTACAACTTTTGAGGAATAAAATTTTGGGTCAATTAATATCATCTATGTTTTTAATCATCTTGAAATCGAGGATGATTGAGGAATCAAAATTGAGGAGattaataagttttttttttttcctttttgttactCAACCTGAGCTTGATTAAGGAATATTTAAGCAGATCAAATAACCCAAAGTGACCAAAGTGAATGACcagattatatatgtatatgtataatgatgtcaaaaaatattttggtattttaattTCCTAttagaaaagaggaagaaaattATAATCGATGAAAGGGAATTTTAGTTCGCGCATAAATTAAATAAGCATAAATAGGGAGAGATTTGTGGATGTTGAGTCCATCATAATACAATCCCATGAATTAAGTATTACTAGAGGAGAGACTGCTTGAAATTTCACTAAACTCGTTCTATATCTGACTCGAATCGAACATTTAATTCCCTTTATAAAGATTAAAATACAGTTATGTAAGTGTTAAGGACGCACAGCAATTTGGCTGAGACTGGATCGAATCGAATGCAAATTGTCATCCATCTATGAGTTCCGTGTGAACCGAGCCTCGCTCCTCCCCTTCCCCCCACACGTCTGCCTCGGCCTCGGCCTCGGTCGTGTACTGCGGCTGCGCAAGATCCAGGTTCAAAGAACAGGACAAGGCTTAGTTTTCTTTCCCGTACATGGAGCAGACTACATGCGGATGGCTCCATTAATGTTCTTTCAACTCTCCCGTCTTTGTTTTCCACTTCGGCTTCATTTACTGCGAGCCAATCTACCGGAAAATATGCAACGAGTTGATGCATTCAGGAGATGCTAAAACAGTGTTTTAAGCTGATGCTGATCAGCAAGCCAATGTCCTACGCTGCGTGCATGGCTGAAGCGCCTCCTCTGATCTGTGTTCTTCGAGGTTGGGTGTTGGTCAAGTTCGACCTCCTCCCAACCGAGTGTAACACGCAGAAGGCTTCGGTGCCATGTGGTGGAAGCTCGCACCACACGTCATGAATTAGTGGGGTGGAATCAAGCATGATATGACATGATGAAGAGAAGGGGCGTATATAAGCGAAGAAGATGGAAGCTTTTCCATTTCCAGCGTTTCATTTCGGCCTCAAAAGGTGGTCGTGTATGTCCACGAGCAGCCAATCCACATCCTCATCTCCCCACCccaccaacaccaccaccaccaccgccacctcccCCTATCTCTTGCACAAAGTTAAACCTTTCCCCTCATGTCACCTTGCCAACATGCGGTCCATGTCGTGCTCCACCTCCCCCAAAGGCATCGCCGCCATCGTCGGCGTCGGCCCCAAGCTGGGCCGCTCCGTCGCCAGGAAGTTCGCCCACGAAGGCTACACCGTCGCCATTCTCGCCCGGGATCTCGGCAAGCGATTCCTCTCTCTCCCCTTGCTCTCGTTCTGCCCATCGAGTTTGACGCTCCCCCTTTTCCGTTCCCCTTCCTTGTCTGCTTGCAGCTAAGCTATCTCGGTTCGCCGACGAGATCGCTTGCGAGGCCAAGGCCCAGGTGTTCGCCATCCGCATCGACTGCTCCGACTCCAAGTCGGTGCGCGAGGCCTTCGAGGGCGTCCTCTCGCTCGGCTTCGTCGAGGTGCTGGTCTACAATGCGTGCGAGCCGCCCGTGACGTGCCCCCCTACCAACTTCACCGCCATCACCGTCGAGTCCTTCGAGCGCTCCCTCGCCGTCTCAGCCGTCGGAGCCTTCCACTGCGCGCAGCAGGTAGGCATGAACCGACACATCTGCTCACCTATGCATCCCCCACACAAACCTTTGGATGAACTCGGCAACCTTGTTCGATGAAGGTTATTCCCGGCATGGTCGAGAGGGGCAGAGGCACCATAATTTTCACCGGTTCTTCGGTGTCCCTTAGTGGCTTTGCAGGCTACTGTGGACTAAGTAAGAGTATCTGATCCAAAGCAAAGCAAAAAAACATGAAAGGGAATCCTTGTGATCGATTGCAATCCTCAGTGGTCCTCATGCTAATGTTGCAGGTTGTGGGAAATTTGCTCTGAGGGGCCTGTCCCAAAGCCTCGCAAAGGAGTACCAATCATCCGGAATCCACATCGCGCATGTAGTCATCCACGGGGATATCGGCGCTCCAAGGTCAGCTTCCGTCCTCGCAAACAAAGACAAAGCTACTGATCCTTATTTTACCACTGCGTTGGGTGCTGTATCAGATCATCAAGAGGCGATCATAGCACGACGTCAATGGATCCAGATGCACTGGCACAGACATACTGGCACATTCATGTGCAGGACAAGGGTGCATGGACGCAGGAGATCGACCTGCGATCGTCTACCTAAAGCTCGCGCGTCTTGGTGTGGCGGAGGAGCTTAGTAGGGTGTTAAGGTAGTATAATTCGGAGGGGTGGAGTTGATTGCAGACACTGTAAAAGAAACGATTCCATGAATCTGTGGTGTTAAGGTACTCTAAATCGTAGGGGGTGGAATTGATTGCAGACGCTGTAAGAAATGATTCCATGAATCTATGTATCAATGATTGCTGGGTCCATGGGAATTGGTTAGTGCACGGAAGGGGGAGGGAATGACGCAGCATATGGCTGTGGACGACGAGTCGTGTCATTTTCGGGTGCACACGATTTGTGTTGTGATTCGCTTTTGAGTATGATGTCGGTGATGATTTATGTTTTCGTGTCCGTCGTGACATTTGCTTGCGGCCGAAGTTGAAGCGGTGATAGGACGGAAGAGGTAAAATTGTAATTTGCGGAATCTAAACCATTACGAGGAGATATTTTTGGGGAGAACAGAGGAGCTATCAATCATTCGACTTTTGAGGGAAAAGGAAACGGGTCATGCTTTAGAGGTGCTACAGAACAAAATTTGGGTACCTGCACAAAAGCAGACGCCTTTGTGAATTATTATGATTCTGACCATTGAAAACATTGGGCTTCAAAGGGAAAAATAATAGTaaataaatagagagagagagagagagagggatgaaaTAAGAGATAATGAAATTTTTTAGataagttaatatatatatattatctttttaatatttttatatgataAAACTCATCTATTTATAGGGTCGATGATGGTGGTGAAGATGGTGAAATAATTTTAAACTTTGTTtgcttatatttatgtttataataatatttaaattattaggatcaaataatttatagaccTTGGATTTAACGTTATACCCAATATACATATAGATAAACCTTGGGAAATCATATTTTTCAGGCTTGATGTAGGGTACTATTCGTTGTTTGATCCACAAGATGTAATATTTTCTTATGATCCATGCTATGCTTTTGTTTAACCCTTGGTAGATACGTAAGAGCGTCTTCTTGTTCCTACTAAAGTTATCATCAACATATTTATTTGAATgctttaatttttataattatcttttttaagacaagctactaattttttttaaagattagtttctatttataaaatatagatgaaaattacaaaaatcaatttttataactatatttatatatttttattgtagGTAATCTATCTAATTTACTAgcaatttattatttttcataaccTTGTGATTTCTATCATGATATAATCTCTCTATCCTCACTAAATTCTAAAAATTACAATTATCTTCACTCATGTGATCACAAGAGATATTTCAATAGTCTCTTTTAATCAACTTGTTTCTCCCTGTGAGAAAACTCAGCAACATCTTGATAACACAAACATGATGAGGTCATTGGAAATGCCATTTCAAGGTCATCCCATGATGAAGACAAAAAGGAAAGGGGAGGGAAGGAGGGGGAAGGGGTTCCATGGCAAATGATACAAACACTTGTTGAGACGGGCAAAACTACAGAACCCCCTACCCTTTGACATGAAGCAATAAAACCATAGCAACAAAATAATAAATTGGATAATGTTGCAACCAGTCCCTTTCGTGGAATCCACATAAGTTAAAGCTACAGAAAACTGTGCACAAAGATCACCAAGGAACTTATCGTGATTCTGGAGAGGGTATCTTCCCCAAGCTTTCCTTATCCAAAAGGTGCCTCAGTTGACAACTCAAGTGGAATGAATAGTATAGCTGGAACCATGTCTGGGAGAACAGAAGCCATTGATGAGGTCCCGGCTGCCGCTTTCGCAAGTGTAAGAGATGCCCATTGTGAACTCAGTTGGTGAAAGTAAAGGAGTCAGAATTATAGTGGAGAACAGTTGTCTCATGGCAACGTGCCAGAAGCTTCATTCACAAGTGCAGGAGATACCGTGAAATATCGATCACACAAGATGAGTAGCCCGGTCCCCTCACTGAGTGGTCCTGCAGGTCCCCTTCATGGCGTGGCAACAGAATCACCAATTAGATTGCAGCTAGCAATGGGGCCGATAAATGATGCCCCTGTTGGCTACAAATGAGtgtaattaattactataaatcaaGGTCCCAAagatttacattaaaaaaaacatGCAAGCAAAAGTGAGATTCACACGCTCAAAACTTAATCATTGAATTGCAGTCATCATTAAAAATTGCAATTATGTATTACCCGGGTGTCATGACAAACTATTTGATTGACCACAAAGCGCTATCTTCGAAATGTTGCATCATAAAAAAGCAGTTGTGGTCCataatttcttttcctttctaaTTAGCTGAATCGAAAGCCTGTGTGTGCATTTCTTCTGGACTTGGTGAAGATGACCATGATTAGGGGGGCTAACAGTATGTTGCTCTAATGCCCCTGCCTAACTATTGAAAGTAACAAGAGATTAGCTAAGGACACTGTATAGCAGATAGAGATCGACTAAACCTTTATTTGTATATGATCTTTGGCACAAGGATATAGCTACTATTAGCGTTAATGACTAGTTTGTTTCCTTTACAAGCTCTTAAGAGTTTTTCAATCAAACAGAGATCTCCAACGGGTGACAGCCCCTtgtcttattgcatcatcaaaataattcacAAAATTCAGAACCATATAAATAAGACGATAACTAAGACACCAGTCCAACTCGAATCTCCATCATTTCTATCACGGGAATCAATTCAAGATATAGCTGGGGTTTTTGACATCTATCAGAACATTAAACCTAAAATAAATATGAAGAATTTGAATTGGTCTCTTCCAATACCTGGCTGATCAAGCTTTCATTACTCATCTATATATTCACAGCAGTAGGTGCATTACGTATATTCATAACCTGATATCGTCAATTGATTGAATCTGACTTGTTTTCACAAGAAATTAAACCCATCAAACACCATATAGAAATAGGCTAATATAGCATGATAGACCTGGACCAGGACAATCTCATGATGACTCCATTATCTTTCTTGACtgtcaaaacaaccacaaaaagtTGTGATGTTAGAAGACAAAGGACATAAacaaatattctctttgaaatcCTAGAAACAAATCCTCCAGTTTTTGTGATCTTAAATCACATGGCCTGTCGTAGTCATTGATGGATCAATATCCTTCTCACTTTCCCTTAGTATACCAATCATTTCTAACTCCAACAAACTTTCCGGGACCAAACACAAATAAGTTTATGGAATTTGAAACTCAAAATAATtcagaagcaatgaaagttaattGGACAAAGATAACACCATGTAATAGAGGAACTTTCACATGCTAACCTACACCAATTTTTGTCATAAAATAAATGGCAGACTACCTTTGTACAACCACTAGCAGTACTTTGTTCCCTCTCTGAGAGGCCTGTCAAGAGGATGCCTATGACAGAATGTTGAATAATTTGCCATGTACAGTTCAGGATCACCTTTCGCTGGTAACgaaaacatgagagagagagagagagagagagagagcatatttCTGATCTCACCGAATACTGACTTTCAATGGAATTTGAGATAAGGATAAGCCTTTTCTTCATCCTCCTTATGTAAGTATGTATACTTTTCCAAACCCAGATATCCTGACCTTGGATCCAGGGAAACCAAACAGAAAGTTGATGCATAACTTAGCTCGCATGTGCATCCTAATAGTTACATTACATAAttcgttcatcatattcatctcaTCTTTTGCTTTGTGAAGATGTAACGACAAACAATTATGGATTCTTAAAATAATTTGCAAATCCTTAGAAGAATTTTAGGACAACTCAGATCAAAATGTGTTCTTGTATGCTAATAGTGAAAGAAGAATATTACAACTAGCTGTCCACATAATTCAACGACTAGATTTCTTGCATGCAAAACTCAAGAGAAGaaagtaaaagagaaagaaagagataaGCAATGGAAAATACTGTGAAGGTTTCCAACCAAAAGAAACTTTCTTGCAATCTCAACCATACAAACACTATTCCCTTCAAATGAatacacaacaacaacaaaaatgtaATGTCTTAACTATTTGGGGTCGATTATATGGATCATTAGTGGCCATTGAATTCTACAAATGTTTAtatctttaattaaattaaaaacatTATAATCTTTATTTACAGTTTCTAATAGTCTCCTTATACCATGAATATTAATTATCTCATATTTTCTGACTACAATATCTATAAGTCTCTCATTTCAGCAATACAAACGTTTTGTATATATTCCTTGTTACATGCCCAACACTGAAATCCATAAAGTATTATTGGCCTAATCACTATGTCATAGTTTTTTTGTTCAATTTAAAAGATGCCCATATCACATGACACTTCTAACACTCCACTCCACTCTATACGTacaaatatcaacaatatcttcatcaattttTTCATCTTGTTGAATAGTCAATTCACAATACCTAAAACTTTTGCATATTGAGACTTCTCATCCATCAAACTTAACTATACTCttaataaatttcttaatattattaaaattatatcttaCATATTTAGTCTTAGTcctaatttatttaaaatatttaattttagagTTTACCTTAATAACTTAAATTTAGAATTAATttcatttaaatcatcatcaaataaaaataatatcgtcgGCATATAAATACACCATGTGGTCTAAAGAGTATGTGATTAGTAAGTTCGTTCATTATCAaagtaaagaaaaagaaacatataGATCTTTTTGTGATCCTATAATTTAGACTTCCTTAAACCATCTCTCTGATGACTGCACCTCTATCTTTAGATTCCCCAACAATCTCTTTGGTCATGCTCCTAATTTTCAGTTGACTAATATAGACTCAAAAATCAATCCTTTTAAAATTCAACCATAGCTTTAAAAAAGGATTAGCTATAAGATAGACTTCCTTTATTGAAAACACTTTTCAACCAATTAGAACCATACCAAAAAGCAATCCGATTAAATGTTGGGTCACTGAGTTTGTGGTCGGATCGCATgtttaattataaataaataaaaatatataaaatgatgaaaaatttaaaatatcaaaattaataaaaaataaacaatcttatacaaatgaaaaaaaaCACTTCAGTCATGTGGAATATAATAAAGATAATAACATCAACCATcatcaaaaaagaaaattttatcataattaaataatgcatgataatttttaaaaggTTTAAAAGTGAATATACAGTTCAATTGCTTAAGTAACGATATGGACTGATATGGATGTAAAATATATGTAGGATGAAAGTTAAAGTATACTTATGTTAATAAATCGAAGTATAACAAGAAGAGATGACAAATTGTATATGACCATAAGAACGAGTGATTGGAGAAGAGAATGGGATCATAGATTACTAAACGAAGAAAATATAAGTACAAGAGGGGTTAAGACATAAAAAGAGGGGTGACAATGGGGAGAGAAGGCGAAGAGAAGACATGGGAGTGTAGATGTGTTGAGAG of the Musa acuminata AAA Group cultivar baxijiao chromosome BXJ2-10, Cavendish_Baxijiao_AAA, whole genome shotgun sequence genome contains:
- the LOC103969614 gene encoding uncharacterized protein LOC103969614; translated protein: MSTSSQSTSSSPHPTNTTTTTATSPYLLHKVKPFPSCHLANMRSMSCSTSPKGIAAIVGVGPKLGRSVARKFAHEGYTVAILARDLAKLSRFADEIACEAKAQVFAIRIDCSDSKSVREAFEGVLSLGFVEVLVYNACEPPVTCPPTNFTAITVESFERSLAVSAVGAFHCAQQVIPGMVERGRGTIIFTGSSVSLSGFAGYCGLSCGKFALRGLSQSLAKEYQSSGIHIAHVVIHGDIGAPRSSRGDHSTTSMDPDALAQTYWHIHVQDKGAWTQEIDLRSST
- the LOC135624263 gene encoding peamaclein-like — protein: MEMRPLYATLTLVLILFTSSCQQVTMAAGSAFCGSKCKVRCSKASLQDRCIKVCGLCCEACRCVPSGTYGNKDECPCYRDKYTGEGVRRRPKCP